Proteins encoded in a region of the Sulfurimonas marina genome:
- a CDS encoding ABC transporter ATP-binding protein: protein MKEIIKRFWPYIKEYKFHYIMVFFAGLLIIGATAGNAHIMKPLMDDMFIEKKEEMLYLIPLGLIGIYLTKAVGKYIQTVFMEYIGQSIITRFREILLEKMISMDMAYLYRNRSGELISRITNDIARIQFFVSNMLPDMFRDLLAVIALVGYVIWLNPMLAFYALVVVPVVILPIMSLAKKLKKYSHRSQAKNADVVTRLTEVFNNSEVIKANATEKFEVGRFSEHNWQFFKINMKAIYVGAIVSPILEIVGVCGLAAVIYIGGREVYDGNMTVGEFTAFITAIILVFEPIRKLGGTYSKIQDALAASERVFEVLDEDTKIVNGTKILEDDIHTVEFKDVSLMYEGSYALDSVNITIKEGENIALVGDSGGGKSTFISMLLRFYDPDNGIVKINGEDIKNYDLKSLKHHISFVTQRIYIFQDSLAANVAYGEENIDEKKVLKALELADALTFVNELEDGIHTMMSEAGTNLSGGQRQRIAIARAIYKHSSLILFDEATSALDNETEKRIQAALNEYTKDKITITIAHRLSTIEHADKILVMQKGKIVAHGTHQELLENSDVYQRLSGEMKQ, encoded by the coding sequence TTGAAAGAGATTATTAAAAGATTTTGGCCCTATATAAAAGAGTATAAATTTCATTATATTATGGTGTTTTTTGCAGGATTGTTGATTATTGGTGCAACTGCTGGAAATGCACATATTATGAAACCTTTAATGGATGATATGTTTATTGAGAAAAAAGAGGAGATGCTTTATCTTATTCCTCTTGGACTTATAGGAATTTATCTTACAAAAGCGGTTGGAAAATATATTCAAACTGTATTTATGGAGTATATCGGGCAAAGTATCATCACGCGATTCCGTGAGATCCTTTTAGAGAAGATGATATCTATGGATATGGCATATCTCTATCGAAATAGAAGCGGTGAACTAATCTCTAGAATTACCAATGATATTGCCCGTATTCAATTCTTTGTCTCCAATATGCTACCTGATATGTTCCGTGATCTTTTAGCTGTGATCGCACTTGTTGGCTATGTGATATGGCTAAATCCTATGCTCGCATTTTATGCACTTGTAGTTGTCCCGGTTGTTATTCTTCCTATTATGTCACTCGCTAAAAAACTTAAAAAGTATTCTCACCGTTCACAGGCAAAAAATGCCGACGTAGTAACTCGTTTAACAGAGGTTTTTAATAACTCTGAAGTGATTAAAGCAAATGCAACGGAGAAATTTGAAGTGGGGCGTTTTAGTGAACATAACTGGCAGTTTTTTAAGATCAATATGAAAGCTATTTATGTCGGTGCAATAGTCTCACCTATTTTAGAAATTGTCGGTGTTTGTGGACTAGCGGCAGTTATTTATATCGGTGGACGTGAAGTGTATGATGGCAATATGACAGTAGGGGAGTTTACTGCATTTATCACTGCTATTATTTTAGTATTTGAACCGATCCGCAAACTTGGTGGGACCTATTCGAAGATTCAGGATGCACTAGCGGCAAGTGAGCGTGTTTTTGAGGTATTGGATGAAGATACTAAAATTGTAAACGGTACAAAAATCTTAGAAGATGATATCCATACGGTTGAATTTAAAGATGTTTCACTTATGTATGAGGGCTCTTATGCACTTGATAGTGTCAATATTACGATCAAAGAGGGTGAAAACATTGCTCTTGTAGGTGACAGCGGTGGCGGAAAATCTACTTTTATCTCTATGCTGCTCCGTTTTTACGATCCGGATAACGGTATTGTAAAAATTAATGGTGAAGATATTAAAAACTATGATCTGAAATCTTTAAAACACCACATATCTTTTGTAACTCAAAGAATCTATATTTTTCAAGACAGCTTAGCGGCAAATGTTGCTTACGGTGAAGAAAATATCGATGAGAAAAAAGTTTTAAAAGCGTTAGAATTAGCTGATGCTCTTACTTTTGTAAATGAGCTTGAAGATGGGATACACACTATGATGAGTGAAGCTGGAACTAACCTTTCTGGTGGACAGCGTCAGCGTATAGCGATAGCTCGTGCAATCTATAAACATTCATCTTTAATTCTTTTCGATGAAGCAACATCGGCACTTGATAATGAAACGGAAAAAAGAATTCAAGCTGCACTGAATGAGTATACGAAAGATAAAATTACGATCACAATTGCTCACAGACTCTCTACAATTGAGCATGCCGATAAAATTTTAGTGATGCAAAAAGGAAAAATTGTAGCGCACGGTACACATCAGGAACTTTTAGAAAACTCAGATGTTTATCAGAGGTTGTCTGGAGAGATGAAACAGTAG
- a CDS encoding response regulator translates to MELVYNILIVDDISDNIKVAMNILKENNYNFSFALNGKEALDVVTTKKFDLILLDIMMPEMNGYEVCKQLKADPRTQDIPVIFLTAKADVDSITEGLKLGAVDYITKPFHSEELIARVTTHLELYHAKEVLKQNNLDLNVKIVEREKRYLSELEQTQKEIIYLLTELMESTSDETGRHIKRVADASKLLATLHGALSEEEINDVYFASPLHDIGKVTIPHEVLNKPGRYTEEEFKIMQEHTTNAHKFLQHSQRRLIKAGDIIAHQHHEKWDGTGYPQGLVGEKIHIYARIVAIADVLDALTHKRVYKDAWSFEEVVKYITDRKGKQFDPYLTELFENNIESFRAIVEEE, encoded by the coding sequence ATGGAGTTAGTTTATAATATTTTAATTGTAGACGATATCAGCGATAATATTAAAGTAGCTATGAATATTCTCAAAGAGAATAACTATAATTTCTCCTTCGCTCTAAATGGCAAAGAAGCTTTGGATGTTGTAACAACTAAAAAGTTTGACCTTATTTTGTTAGATATTATGATGCCTGAAATGAATGGATATGAAGTATGTAAACAATTAAAGGCTGATCCTCGTACACAAGATATTCCCGTTATCTTTCTTACTGCAAAAGCTGATGTCGATTCTATTACTGAAGGGCTAAAACTCGGTGCTGTAGATTATATTACAAAACCTTTCCATTCAGAAGAACTAATCGCAAGAGTTACAACCCATTTAGAGTTGTATCATGCAAAAGAAGTTTTAAAACAAAATAACCTTGACCTTAACGTAAAAATTGTAGAACGTGAAAAAAGATATTTGAGTGAACTTGAACAAACACAAAAAGAGATAATCTATCTTTTAACGGAACTCATGGAATCAACTTCAGATGAAACAGGAAGGCACATTAAAAGAGTTGCAGATGCTTCAAAACTTTTAGCAACGCTTCACGGTGCACTCAGTGAAGAGGAGATAAATGATGTTTACTTCGCTTCACCGCTTCACGATATCGGAAAAGTAACTATCCCCCATGAAGTATTGAATAAGCCTGGTCGTTACACTGAAGAAGAGTTTAAAATTATGCAGGAACACACCACGAATGCGCATAAATTTTTACAACATTCTCAAAGAAGATTGATCAAAGCAGGGGACATTATTGCCCACCAACACCATGAAAAATGGGATGGAACAGGGTATCCCCAAGGTCTTGTAGGGGAGAAAATTCATATCTATGCAAGGATTGTTGCTATTGCCGATGTATTGGATGCTTTGACACATAAGCGGGTTTACAAAGATGCCTGGAGTTTTGAAGAGGTAGTTAAATATATTACAGATCGTAAAGGAAAACAGTTTGATCCGTATCTGACCGAACTGTTTGAAAATAACATAGAAAGTTTCAGAGCAATTGTAGAAGAAGAGTAA
- a CDS encoding transporter substrate-binding domain-containing protein encodes MKLFFQIYILFVVLSTQIWANVVFTQEEKEYIKEHPIVILGSDYRWPPFDFVDAHNRHSGLSEDFIRLIEKKSGLKFRIKSEVWAKTLQNAKEKKYDGLVCAVKTEDRKKYFKFTTPYLNVPMVVITQNGKNIHTIKDLKGKTVSINRSSYIHEWLQEKYPQIKIIPSSSNEESLEWVSLGKADAYIGNLAVGTYIINKNILNNLHIVEKLKEFSTSVSIAIDKDNVTLFNIIQKSVADVEENEMQAIKSKWSKSADFTGRSLLNLTKKEQAWIKEHSTIHYVIDNFWEPVEFLSKNDQKYSGIASSYMELIVQKTGLNFVRIPTKEWSQSVEAINSRKADLYTCVAKTPSREKVVNFTKPYIDMPLVFVAKQNSEFITDIQQLNDKKVVLVKGYAINELLRKEHPQITYVEVDNLTQAFKAIVNSKANVYIDLLPIASNYIQKKGFSNLKISGITPYNLKFRMALRNDWDPLGIEIFNKAIDSITPEEKNRIYNKWVDVKYDKQIDYTTILEIVGVLLVLILASLFWNRKLSLEVGKRREAQEKLKELNKKLIEAMNEANSANEAKSSFLSNMSHEIRTPMNSILGFTELLDEQIEDKKLKSFIKTIRTSGQTLLVLINDILDLSKIESGKMEIVKKKTDLHQVLQESVGLFRLQAEQKGLALELQLEKEFPEALIVDGVRLKQVLINLLGNAMKFTDNGFVKVNADVEPVEGHLSKINLIIRVSDSGVGIKKEAQEKIFNLFEQQENQDVKKYGGTGLGLSICRKLALLMDGTLEVESEVGKGSTFILILKNIPIASMGNEELEDEEDLNIGNIEFNEATILVADDVAENRLLVKESFSGTKIKIVEAVDGEDALQKVKENKIDLIFMDIRMPKLDGYSATRMIKEEFDIPVVALTASIMQSDIEKLKEQRFDDYLRKPVAKKELYLVVSKYLSHTNQLSKEKEIEVSSSQNEQEIASFIKKVPKEVIKLFEDAKTTNDLSLIESFAKRLEEEAHKLEMSFMEEFAKDLREKVELFEIEELKQMMQQFEKIIEG; translated from the coding sequence ATGAAGCTGTTCTTTCAAATTTACATTCTGTTTGTTGTATTATCTACACAAATATGGGCTAATGTAGTTTTTACCCAAGAAGAGAAAGAGTATATAAAAGAACATCCGATCGTAATATTGGGGAGTGATTATAGATGGCCCCCTTTTGATTTTGTTGATGCACACAATCGGCATAGCGGTTTATCTGAAGACTTTATTCGTCTGATAGAGAAGAAAAGCGGTTTAAAGTTTCGTATAAAGTCTGAGGTATGGGCAAAAACACTTCAAAATGCAAAAGAAAAAAAATATGATGGACTTGTATGTGCCGTAAAAACAGAAGATAGAAAAAAGTATTTTAAATTTACAACACCCTATTTGAATGTACCTATGGTTGTTATTACACAGAACGGTAAAAATATCCATACGATTAAGGACCTTAAAGGAAAAACAGTCTCGATAAATAGATCTTCTTATATACATGAATGGCTACAAGAAAAATATCCGCAAATTAAAATTATTCCATCCTCTTCAAATGAGGAGTCCTTAGAATGGGTTTCACTAGGTAAAGCTGATGCTTATATAGGTAATCTTGCAGTTGGAACTTACATAATCAATAAAAATATTTTAAACAATTTACACATTGTCGAGAAGCTCAAAGAGTTTAGTACTTCTGTAAGTATTGCTATTGATAAAGACAACGTAACCTTGTTTAACATTATCCAAAAATCTGTTGCAGATGTAGAAGAAAATGAGATGCAGGCTATAAAATCAAAATGGAGCAAAAGTGCTGATTTTACGGGAAGAAGTTTACTGAACTTAACAAAAAAAGAACAAGCATGGATCAAAGAGCACAGTACTATCCATTATGTAATTGATAATTTTTGGGAACCTGTAGAGTTTCTTTCAAAAAATGATCAAAAATATTCAGGGATAGCAAGTAGTTATATGGAACTAATCGTACAAAAAACAGGTTTAAATTTTGTTAGAATCCCTACAAAAGAGTGGTCACAAAGTGTTGAGGCTATCAACTCAAGAAAAGCTGATCTCTACACATGTGTAGCCAAAACACCTTCAAGAGAAAAGGTAGTAAACTTTACAAAGCCTTATATCGATATGCCTTTGGTTTTTGTAGCAAAGCAAAATAGTGAGTTTATTACGGATATACAGCAGTTAAACGATAAAAAAGTTGTTCTGGTGAAAGGGTATGCCATAAATGAACTTTTGAGAAAAGAACATCCCCAGATCACCTATGTTGAGGTTGATAATCTTACACAAGCTTTTAAAGCCATTGTAAACTCTAAAGCAAATGTCTATATCGATCTCTTGCCCATAGCAAGCAACTATATACAAAAAAAAGGTTTTTCAAACTTAAAAATATCAGGGATTACTCCGTACAATCTTAAGTTCCGTATGGCTTTACGAAATGACTGGGATCCTTTAGGAATAGAGATCTTTAATAAGGCAATAGACTCTATTACACCTGAAGAGAAAAACAGAATATATAACAAATGGGTAGATGTAAAGTATGATAAACAGATCGATTATACCACTATTTTAGAGATAGTCGGAGTTCTGTTAGTTCTGATCCTTGCATCATTGTTTTGGAATAGAAAGCTCTCTTTGGAGGTAGGAAAGAGAAGAGAAGCACAAGAGAAGTTAAAAGAACTCAATAAAAAACTGATAGAAGCGATGAATGAAGCAAATAGTGCAAATGAAGCAAAATCGAGTTTTCTCTCAAACATGAGTCATGAGATCCGAACTCCAATGAACTCTATCTTAGGTTTTACTGAACTTTTAGATGAGCAGATCGAAGATAAAAAACTAAAATCATTTATTAAAACAATCCGTACATCTGGACAAACTTTACTGGTACTCATTAACGATATTTTAGACCTCTCGAAAATAGAGTCTGGGAAAATGGAGATTGTAAAGAAAAAAACAGATCTGCATCAAGTGCTACAAGAGAGTGTGGGGCTTTTCAGATTACAGGCGGAACAAAAGGGACTCGCTCTAGAGCTTCAGCTAGAGAAAGAGTTTCCTGAAGCACTTATAGTTGATGGAGTCCGTTTAAAGCAGGTTCTAATCAATTTGCTCGGAAATGCTATGAAGTTTACCGATAATGGCTTTGTAAAAGTAAATGCAGATGTAGAGCCAGTAGAGGGACATTTAAGTAAAATTAATCTTATTATTCGAGTGAGTGATAGTGGAGTTGGCATTAAAAAAGAGGCTCAGGAAAAGATCTTCAATCTGTTTGAACAGCAGGAGAATCAAGATGTTAAAAAGTACGGTGGTACCGGATTAGGTCTTTCCATTTGTAGAAAACTTGCACTTTTAATGGATGGAACTTTAGAGGTTGAGAGTGAAGTTGGCAAAGGCTCAACTTTTATTTTGATACTAAAAAACATTCCAATTGCATCTATGGGAAATGAAGAACTTGAAGATGAAGAAGATTTAAATATAGGTAATATTGAGTTTAATGAAGCGACAATATTAGTTGCCGATGACGTAGCCGAAAACAGACTGCTGGTAAAAGAGAGTTTCTCAGGGACTAAGATTAAGATAGTTGAAGCAGTTGATGGTGAAGATGCCTTGCAAAAAGTAAAAGAGAATAAAATCGATTTAATTTTTATGGATATTCGCATGCCGAAACTTGACGGCTACAGCGCTACACGGATGATCAAAGAGGAGTTTGATATTCCAGTTGTCGCACTCACTGCATCTATTATGCAAAGTGATATAGAGAAATTAAAAGAGCAGCGTTTCGATGATTATTTAAGAAAACCGGTAGCAAAAAAAGAGCTATATTTGGTAGTTTCTAAATATTTGAGTCATACGAATCAACTTTCAAAAGAAAAAGAGATAGAGGTTTCTTCATCGCAAAATGAGCAGGAGATCGCAAGTTTTATTAAAAAAGTTCCTAAAGAAGTTATAAAGTTATTTGAAGATGCAAAAACTACAAACGACCTCTCTTTAATAGAAAGTTTTGCTAAGCGTTTAGAGGAGGAAGCACATAAACTTGAAATGAGTTTTATGGAAGAGTTTGCAAAAGATTTACGTGAAAAAGTTGAGTTGTTTGAGATCGAAGAGTTAAAGCAGATGATGCAGCAATTTGAGAAGATTATAGAAGGGTAG
- the hemN gene encoding oxygen-independent coproporphyrinogen III oxidase, with product MSLDFAKFIKYSKPGPRYTSYPTALEFSDSFGYDEYIKKLENQDDSRPLSLYFHLPFCKNACYFCGCNVVFTSKEEKMLRYIEYLKRELQILSKHLNMKREVIQMHFGGGTPTFFSAEQLKVVIDEIKSYFPNFTDDAEISCEIDPRHIDEDQMRVMSEAGFNRVSFGIQDFNEKVQVAVHRVQPYNITKNAMDLARKYNMVSVNVDLIYGLPFQNLETFKETLELSLTLNPDRFAVFNYAHVPWLKKTMRKIDETTLPQPDEKLQIMQYTIDYLTSHGYKMVGMDHFAKPEDELFQAIEKGELHRNFQGYTTKGGADLIGVGLTSIGEGVDYYAQNHKDMKLYEEAIDAGKLPFERGVMLNEDDMIRQYVIMELMSNFKLDIKRFESEFNINFKEYFKDALEELQRFASEDLITIDDDKIACSQTGTLLIRNIAMPFDAYMHQHAGSKKTFSKTV from the coding sequence ATGTCATTAGACTTTGCAAAATTTATAAAATACTCAAAACCGGGACCGAGATATACTTCGTATCCGACAGCTTTGGAGTTTAGCGATAGTTTTGGTTACGATGAGTATATTAAAAAGTTGGAAAATCAAGATGACTCTCGCCCTTTAAGTTTGTACTTCCACCTCCCGTTTTGTAAAAATGCATGTTATTTTTGTGGATGTAATGTTGTCTTTACTTCTAAAGAGGAGAAGATGCTGCGCTACATCGAGTACTTAAAGCGTGAACTACAGATCCTCTCAAAGCATCTTAATATGAAACGTGAAGTGATTCAGATGCACTTTGGAGGCGGTACGCCTACATTTTTCTCTGCGGAACAATTAAAAGTAGTAATCGACGAGATTAAATCATACTTTCCAAATTTTACAGATGATGCCGAGATCTCATGTGAGATAGACCCTCGCCATATCGATGAAGATCAGATGCGTGTAATGAGTGAAGCTGGATTTAACCGTGTGAGTTTCGGTATTCAGGATTTCAACGAAAAAGTGCAAGTAGCCGTACACCGTGTTCAGCCCTATAATATTACGAAAAATGCAATGGATTTGGCACGTAAATACAATATGGTCTCTGTAAATGTAGACCTAATCTATGGACTACCTTTTCAAAACTTAGAGACTTTCAAAGAGACATTGGAACTTTCACTTACATTAAATCCGGATAGATTCGCGGTATTTAACTATGCTCATGTGCCTTGGCTGAAAAAGACTATGCGTAAAATAGATGAAACGACACTCCCTCAGCCGGATGAAAAACTTCAAATTATGCAATATACGATCGATTACCTGACAAGTCACGGCTATAAAATGGTTGGAATGGATCACTTCGCAAAACCTGAAGATGAGCTTTTCCAGGCTATTGAGAAAGGGGAGCTTCATAGAAACTTCCAGGGCTACACTACTAAAGGTGGGGCAGATTTAATAGGTGTTGGATTAACATCTATCGGTGAAGGGGTTGATTATTACGCACAGAATCATAAAGATATGAAACTTTATGAAGAAGCGATCGATGCAGGAAAACTTCCTTTTGAACGCGGTGTAATGTTAAATGAAGATGATATGATCCGCCAGTACGTGATCATGGAGCTTATGAGTAACTTTAAACTTGATATAAAACGCTTTGAATCTGAGTTCAATATCAACTTCAAAGAGTATTTTAAAGATGCCTTAGAAGAACTACAAAGATTTGCTTCTGAAGATCTTATAACGATAGATGATGATAAAATTGCATGTTCTCAAACGGGAACATTACTGATCAGAAATATTGCAATGCCGTTTGATGCATATATGCATCAACATGCGGGCAGTAAAAAAACTTTTTCAAAAACGGTGTAG
- a CDS encoding (Fe-S)-binding protein, translating into MSVDKKLDEIFNFDKTADDCVKCGKCIPVCTIHKVNADEVTSPRGFIDLLGAYKRGHLELDKTAKDIFESCFLCTNCVDVCPKSLPTDMVIEQARADIAQKFGIAWYKKLFFLLLRHRWLNDLAFKLGWAFQTCGFKIKSDIDSMKSRFNLPMLKVDRLLPSLRKTSFLNAYPENIDNGGKRKVAIFIGCLANYNYRSIGDSLLEILDVLEIDAFLAKDQKCCGAPAYFTGDFDTVDYNAKHNIRYFESLGDDIEAIIVPEATCSAMLKIDYEHFFHDQPDWKARAKSVMSKVYMATEWLQNHTDLEKILEEKKQNTRIVTYHDPCHARKMQGVYQEPRNLISKNYKIVEMSDPNACCGFGGITMQTEKHHFAKAAGAPKAAMIEKTGADVVSAECSACRMQINASMDYSGNEKTVFKNPIELIAEALKK; encoded by the coding sequence GTGAGTGTAGATAAAAAATTAGACGAGATATTTAATTTCGACAAAACTGCTGATGATTGTGTTAAGTGCGGGAAGTGTATCCCTGTTTGTACAATCCATAAAGTAAATGCTGATGAGGTAACATCACCTCGTGGTTTCATCGATCTTTTAGGTGCGTATAAACGCGGGCATTTAGAACTTGATAAAACTGCAAAAGATATATTTGAGAGTTGTTTTCTTTGTACAAACTGTGTAGATGTTTGTCCAAAATCACTTCCAACTGATATGGTGATCGAACAAGCTCGTGCAGATATAGCACAAAAATTTGGTATTGCATGGTATAAAAAACTTTTCTTTTTACTGTTACGTCACCGTTGGTTAAACGATCTCGCTTTTAAACTCGGTTGGGCATTTCAAACATGTGGGTTTAAAATCAAATCAGATATAGACTCTATGAAGTCGCGTTTCAATCTACCGATGTTAAAAGTTGATAGACTTTTACCTAGTTTACGAAAAACATCATTTTTAAACGCGTACCCTGAAAACATCGATAACGGCGGTAAAAGAAAAGTAGCTATATTTATCGGGTGTCTAGCAAACTATAACTATAGATCTATAGGGGATTCACTTTTAGAGATTTTAGATGTGTTAGAGATCGATGCATTCTTGGCCAAAGATCAGAAGTGCTGTGGAGCTCCTGCATACTTCACTGGAGATTTCGATACGGTCGATTATAATGCAAAACACAATATCAGATACTTTGAGTCTTTAGGTGATGATATAGAAGCTATCATCGTTCCTGAAGCTACTTGTAGTGCAATGCTAAAAATTGACTACGAGCACTTTTTTCACGATCAGCCTGATTGGAAAGCACGTGCTAAATCTGTAATGTCTAAAGTATATATGGCTACTGAATGGCTCCAAAATCATACAGATCTAGAGAAAATTTTAGAAGAGAAAAAACAAAATACAAGAATTGTAACTTATCACGATCCGTGTCATGCGAGAAAGATGCAGGGTGTGTATCAAGAACCTAGAAACCTGATCTCTAAAAATTATAAAATTGTGGAGATGAGTGATCCAAATGCATGTTGTGGTTTCGGTGGTATTACGATGCAGACTGAAAAACATCATTTTGCAAAAGCTGCGGGTGCTCCAAAAGCTGCTATGATTGAAAAAACGGGTGCAGATGTTGTTAGTGCCGAGTGTAGTGCATGTCGTATGCAGATCAATGCCTCTATGGATTATTCAGGAAATGAAAAAACTGTATTTAAAAACCCTATTGAACTGATCGCTGAGGCTCTGAAAAAATAA
- the lgt gene encoding prolipoprotein diacylglyceryl transferase, translated as MEHLIWSVDPVALSLGGMQVYWYGILFAAAILVGLEIMKWIYKKENKELQELDSMFLYVVIGIVIGARLGHCLFYEPDYYLAHPIEILYVWKGGLASHGGGLGALLGIYLYKRKHSLNLLWFLDKIAIPTAFFAFFVRMGNLMNSEILGKVSDVSWAIVFSRVDKLPRHPAQLYEALSYLLIGLVLFSIYIKFRDKLKDGFLFGLFLTLVFIVRFLVEFVKERQADYAADMLLSTGQLLSIPFIVLGVYLMLRSCKK; from the coding sequence ATGGAACATCTCATCTGGAGTGTTGATCCGGTAGCACTCTCTCTTGGAGGGATGCAGGTATATTGGTACGGGATACTTTTTGCCGCTGCAATCCTTGTCGGTCTAGAGATAATGAAATGGATATACAAAAAAGAGAATAAAGAGCTTCAAGAGCTTGATAGTATGTTTTTGTATGTAGTGATTGGGATCGTAATTGGTGCGAGACTCGGTCACTGTCTGTTTTATGAACCTGATTACTATTTAGCACATCCAATAGAGATACTTTATGTTTGGAAAGGCGGTTTAGCTTCTCACGGTGGAGGTCTTGGTGCGCTTTTAGGTATCTATCTTTACAAGAGAAAACACTCACTAAACCTCTTATGGTTTTTAGATAAAATTGCCATCCCTACGGCTTTCTTTGCATTTTTCGTCCGTATGGGTAATTTGATGAACTCTGAAATTTTGGGAAAAGTGAGTGATGTATCTTGGGCAATCGTATTTAGCAGAGTTGATAAGCTTCCTCGCCATCCTGCACAACTATACGAAGCACTCTCTTATCTTTTGATCGGACTTGTACTCTTTAGCATATATATAAAATTTCGCGATAAGTTGAAAGATGGATTTTTATTTGGTCTGTTTTTAACACTTGTTTTTATTGTAAGATTTTTAGTGGAATTTGTAAAAGAGAGACAAGCTGATTATGCTGCAGATATGCTACTTTCAACCGGACAACTCTTAAGTATACCGTTTATTGTATTGGGAGTTTACCTGATGCTGAGAAGTTGTAAAAAGTGA
- a CDS encoding DUF1294 domain-containing protein, with product MIKEVLFVYFIFINILAFLIYSFDKYRSIKTKASRISERELHVFSLLGGFLGATLAMALFRHKVSKNTFLYKHITIMLVWISGVGYFFLRELFSL from the coding sequence GTGATCAAAGAGGTACTCTTTGTCTACTTTATCTTTATAAATATACTCGCTTTTTTGATCTATAGTTTTGATAAGTATCGCTCTATAAAAACGAAAGCATCCCGAATAAGCGAGAGAGAACTTCATGTCTTTTCATTGTTGGGCGGTTTCTTGGGCGCTACGCTCGCAATGGCCCTTTTTCGACACAAAGTGAGTAAAAACACATTTTTATATAAACACATAACTATAATGTTAGTGTGGATTAGTGGAGTTGGTTACTTTTTCTTACGAGAGCTTTTCTCTTTATGA
- a CDS encoding DUF2062 domain-containing protein gives MLRKTLKKTTKNKKLNDFIKKYKIPPEYLSGNRKMISRGVFLGLFIAFIPMPMQMAAVLLFVPFFRFNVPIALAMCWLSNPFTMPPMYYIEYLTGSYILGIEPKPVELTLEWFSENIDDIFIPLYFGTALYSVIGSTVGYFVVNHFWRSSVHKEKSSRKKK, from the coding sequence ATGCTCAGAAAAACGCTCAAAAAAACAACGAAAAATAAAAAATTAAACGACTTTATAAAAAAATATAAAATCCCGCCTGAATACCTTTCAGGCAATAGAAAAATGATCTCCCGAGGAGTTTTTCTAGGACTGTTTATAGCCTTTATCCCCATGCCTATGCAGATGGCTGCCGTGCTTTTATTTGTCCCTTTCTTTCGCTTTAATGTCCCAATTGCACTTGCAATGTGTTGGTTAAGTAATCCTTTTACAATGCCCCCAATGTACTATATAGAGTATTTAACAGGTTCATATATTTTAGGGATAGAACCAAAGCCTGTTGAGCTGACACTTGAATGGTTTTCAGAAAATATAGACGATATCTTTATCCCTCTTTATTTCGGGACTGCTCTGTATTCTGTTATCGGTTCAACAGTTGGATATTTTGTAGTGAACCATTTCTGGAGAAGTTCGGTTCATAAAGAGAAAAGCTCTCGTAAGAAAAAGTAA